Proteins encoded together in one Salvelinus fontinalis isolate EN_2023a chromosome 6, ASM2944872v1, whole genome shotgun sequence window:
- the LOC129858024 gene encoding probable G-protein coupled receptor 101 — translation MPTSEAPSVGSNSSTVPWDPGSSGLPGPTDWPSVANSVVKMVLISAIVCVSLFGNVVVLLVFQRKPQLLHVANRFVLNLLLADLLQTVLVMPFAIAATMPGMWPLDARLCQALVVLMHLFAFAGVNTIIVVSVDRYLAIIHPLSYPTRMTPHLGTNLIACTWVLSLLQSTPPLYGWGAIDFDRRHNVCSVVWSSSLSYSALVATFSFWLPVLIMLGCYWMVFRAARRQNALVHPIQTHSKSQPNQPPDPQAPCTGSPQCQPQQPPPPLDSFSAGGYPIRGRHRRFHYHCKAARVVFVIMASYILSMGPYSVLNTMSIRFSAAVPPWLASLALVLFFLQCCLHPYIYGYMHRSVRKEFLALLCGPLCRQGLLCHTSAQDSCFTVTDGRSTQPHLPSLAARVCPLRTWEEGTTTEATSSTMDRRSRDSRKDTTSTSLSSERELAVHTST, via the coding sequence ATGCCCACTTCCGAGGCGCCCAGTGTGGGCAGTAACTCCAGCACTGTGCCCTGGGaccctggttcctctggtcttcCTGGCCCCACAGATTGGCCGTCGGTGGCCAACAGCGTAGTGAAGATGGTGCTGATCTCAGCcatcgtgtgtgtgtctctgtttggtaacgtggtggtgttgttggtgttccAGAGGAAGCCTCAGCTCCTCCACGTGGCCAACCGCTTCGTGCTCAACCTCCTCCTGGCAGACCTGCTCCAGACTGTGCTGGTCATGCCCTTCGCCATCGCTGCCACCATGCCCGGCATGTGGCCCCTGGACGCCCGCCTCTGCCAGGCCCTGGTGGTGCTCATGCACCTGTTTGCCTTTGCCGGGGTCAACACCATCATCGTGGTGTCGGTGGACCGTTATCTGGCTATCATCCACCCACTGTCCTACCCCACCCGTATGACCCCTCATCTGGGCACCAACCTCATCGCCTGCACCTGGGTGCTCAGCCTGCTCCAGAGCACGCCACCTCTCTACGGCTGGGGGGCCATAGACTTTGACCGCAGGCATAACGTGTGTTCTGTGGTGTGGTCCTCTAGCCTGTCCTACTCAGCCCTGGTTGCCACGTTCTCCTTCTGGCTGCCTGTGCTCATCATGCTGGGCTGTTACTGGATGGTGTTCAGGGCAGCGAGGAGGCAGAACGCCCTGGTGCACCCCATCCAGACCCACTCTAAGTCCCAGCCTAACCAGCCTCCGGACCCCCAGGCCCCCTGCACCGGTAGCCCCCAGTGCCAGCCCCAACAGCCACCCCCACCCTTGGACTCCTTCTCGGCCGGGGGGTACCCCATCCGGGGCAGGCACAGACGTTTCCACTACCACTGCAAGGCAGCCCGGGTGGTGTTTGTCATCATGGCATCGTACATCCTGAGCATGGGACCTTACAGTGTTCTCAACACAATGTCCATTCGCTTCAGTGCTGCTGTGCCTCCATGGCTAGCCTCCCTAGCCCTGGTCCTCTTCTTTTTGCAGTGCTGCCTTCACCCGTACATCTACGGCTACATGCACCGCAGTGTGAGGAAGGAGTTTCTGGCCCTACTGTGTGGTCCGCTCTGCAGGCAGGGCCTTCTCTGCCACACCTCCGCACAGGACAGCTGCTTCACCGTGACCGACGGACGATCCACGCAGCCCCATCTGCCCAGCCTGGCTGCCCGCGTCTGCCCCCTCCGCACCTGGGAGGAGGGCACCACCACGGAGGCTACCTCCTCCACCATGGATAGGAGGTCCAGGGACAGCCGCAAagacaccacctccaccagcctgAGCTCTGAGAGAGAGCTCGCCGTCCACACCTCCACGTAG